One Brachyhypopomus gauderio isolate BG-103 unplaced genomic scaffold, BGAUD_0.2 sc186, whole genome shotgun sequence genomic window carries:
- the LOC143502036 gene encoding uncharacterized protein LOC143502036 — protein MKMEDLIEVLEKISAWVKVAVKEVVAQDLIPIVRNLMLERIAALDRVKAQMSCRGTRSVLSDTDLSEEALQSGIVRRFVKTASETFLQERLGLTSWTKPDTDHYGSRSASVTEADLEVRLSLQRCCSELSALIALTLFGDVAGITISRTEQDHTGSALQSAAQTVDVGLEKKSWWFRFPRFLKLRFKL, from the exons atgaaaatggaggatttgatTGAAGTGCTGGAAAAAATCTCGGCATGGGTCAAAGTGGCAGTGAAGGAGGTGGTTGCTCAGGACCTCATCCCTATAGTGAGGAACCTGATGCTGGAAAGGATTGCGGCTCTGGACCGAGTAAAAGCACAAATGAGCTGCAGGGGTACTCGGTCAGTGCTGTCGGATACTGACCTTTCTGAGGAGGCACTCCAGTCGGGCATCGTGAGGAGATTTGTGAAGACTGCTTCAGAAACTTTTCTCCAAGAACGCCTTGGGTTGACATCCTGGACCAAGCCTGACACTGATCACTACGGTTCTAGAAGCGCATCTGTGACGGAGGCTGACTTAGAAGTGAGGCTGTCTCTACAGAGATGCTGCTCAGAGCTGTCAGCTCTGATTGCCCTCACTCTGTTCGGTGATGTCGCTGGCATCACCATCTCTCGGACAGAACAGGACCATACAGGCTCCGCTCTGCAGagtgcagcacagacagtggacgtggggctggagaagaaatcttggtggttcaggtttccaagatttctgaagctgagattcaag ctttag
- the LOC143502037 gene encoding uncharacterized protein LOC143502037, giving the protein MFKLMMRSKKAGPTEELPEGCDVSAPSVKNKQAKKDHSRWFSAICCTRVEEAVMDDLNTPPCVKSGGVVSTSGINPAVLTEELRNTLPSNMKMEDLIEVLEKISAWVKVAVKEVVAQDLIPIVRNLMLERIAALDRVKAQMSCRGTRSVLSDTDLSEEALQSGIVRRFVKTASETFLQERLGLTSWTKPDTDHYGSRSASVTEADLEVRLSLQRCCSELSALIALTLFGDVAGITISRTEQDHTGSVLQSATQTMDVGLEKKSWWFRFPRFLKLRFKLYILLF; this is encoded by the exons ATGTTTAAACTAATGATGAGG TCTAAGAAAGCTGGGCCAACAGAAGAGCTTCCTGAGGGCTGTGATGTGTCGGCCCCCAGCGTGAAAAACAAGCAGGCAAAGAAAGACCATAGCAGATGGTTTTCAG CTATTTGCTGTACTAGAGTGGAGGAGGCAGTGATGGATGATCTCAACACTCCTCCATGTGTGAAAAGTGGTGGAGTCGTATCCACCTCTGGGATTAATCCAGCTGTTCTAACTGAAGAGTTGAGGAATACACTGCCAAGCAAT atgaaaatggaggatttgatTGAAGTGCTGGAAAAAATCTCGGCATGGGTCAAAGTGGCAGTGAAGGAGGTGGTTGCTCAGGACCTCATCCCTATAGTGAGGAACCTGATGCTGGAAAGGATTGCGGCTCTGGACCGAGTAAAAGCACAAATGAGCTGCAGGGGTACTCGGTCAGTGCTGTCGGATACTGACCTTTCTGAGGAGGCACTCCAGTCGGGCATCGTGAGGAGATTTGTGAAGACTGCTTCAGAAACTTTTCTCCAAGAACGCCTTGGGTTGACATCCTGGACCAAGCCCGACACTGATCACTACGGTTCTAGAAGCGCATCTGTGACGGAGGCTGACTTAGAAGTGAGGCTGTCTCTACAGAGATGCTGCTCAGAGCTGTCAGCTCTGATTGCCCTCACTCTGTTCGGTGATGTCGCTGGTATCACCATCTCTCGGACAGAACAGGACCATACAGGCTCCGTTCTGCAGAGTGCAACACAGACAATGGACGTGGGGCTGGAGAAGAAATCTTGGTGGTTCAGGTTTCCAAGATTTCTGAAGCTGAGATTCAAG ctttacattctgctcttctga
- the LOC143502044 gene encoding uncharacterized protein LOC143502044, producing MFKLMMRSKKAGPTEELPEGCDVSAPSVKNKQAKKDHSRWFSAICCTRVEEAVMDDLNTPPCGKSGGVVSTSGINPAVLTEELRNTLPSNMKMEDLIEVLEKISAWVKVAVKEVVAQDLIPIVRNLMLERIAALDRVKAQMSCRGTRSVLSDTDLSEEALQSGIVRRFVKTASETFLQERLGLTSWTKPDTDHYGSRSASVTEADLEVRLSLQRCCSELSALIALTLFGDVAGITISRTEQDHTGSVLQSAAQTVDVGLEKKSWWFRFPRFLKLRFKKRTT from the exons ATGTTTAAACTAATGATGAGG TCTAAGAAAGCTGGGCCAACAGAAGAGCTTCCTGAGGGCTGTGATGTGTCGGCCCCCAGCGTGAAAAACAAGCAGGCAAAGAAAGACCATAGCAGATGGTTTTCAG CTATTTGCTGTACTAGAGTGGAGGAGGCAGTGATGGATGATCTCAACACTCCTCCATGTGGGAAAAGTGGTGGAGTCGTATCCACCTCTGGGATTAATCCAGCTGTTCTAACTGAAGAGCTGAGGAATACACTGCCAAGCAAT atgaaaatggaggatttgatTGAAGTGCTGGAAAAAATCTCGGCATGGGTCAAAGTGGCAGTGAAGGAGGTGGTTGCTCAGGACCTCATCCCTATAGTGAGGAACCTGATGCTGGAAAGGATTGCGGCTCTGGACCGAGTAAAAGCACAAATGAGCTGCAGGGGTACTCGGTCAGTGCTGTCGGATACTGACCTTTCTGAGGAGGCACTCCAGTCGGGCATCGTGAGGAGATTTGTGAAGACTGCTTCAGAAACTTTTCTCCAAGAACGCCTTGGGTTGACATCCTGGACCAAGCCCGACACTGATCACTACGGTTCTAGAAGCGCATCTGTGACGGAGGCTGACTTAGAAGTGAGGCTGTCTCTACAGAGATGCTGCTCAGAGCTGTCAGCTCTGATTGCCCTCACTCTGTTCGGTGATGTCGCTGGCATCACCATCTCTCGGACAGAACAGGACCATACAGGCTCCGTTCTGCAGagtgcagcacagacagtggacgtggggctggagaagaaatcttggtggttcaggtttccaagatttctgaagctgagattcaag AAACGGACAACCTAA